CGATTGCCCCGCAAACTTCCTATTTTAGCTAATGAGCATTAAACTAATCATTTCGCTTAGTTCCGACACCGGTGCGTCCTTCGCCCGTTCCGCGACAATGGATGGCTGGACGCATAAAACAAACGTGATCGTGCGGGCACCCGCGCGTGTAGGATCGCGGCAAAGTGTCGAGCTCCATTCAAGGGCCGACAGCGCTCTTCATCGTCGAAAGCAAAAACGTGACGTTGGTAAGATGTGCCACACTAGTGGCAGCCCGTGTGCCCCTTCCGGTTTACCTAGAATGATGCTTTCTTGACGCAGCAGCGGCCTTGACATTCGTCGGCTCGTCCGTCTTGGGACTGTCGTTCCAAGCCCGTTACGACACCGCTTGATCACACCGACACCGATATCGATCGTAGGCCGTTTTTCGTCCTCCCCGTGTTTTGCGAACCAAACCCCAAATACGCCGACACTGACCCACATTCGACCACACAAAACGGTTAGCGCACGACCCAGCCGTGTCGTAATGGATTAAAATTTGTCATGACAAATCGCCAAATCTGAGGACAAACGGTAAAGgaaacagaaaccaaaaaacaaaaaaacactctgtTCCCACCCGTCTGACGCTTTTGCGGCGATGATACTCTTTTCGATATCTGTGTCTGTTTTTGGGGGAATTCGGTACGAGCATACCCCTAACGAACATGCAAACTAGCCCGCGATGGAACGCCGGTGAGAAAGTCGGCGCTCAGTGTTGTGGCTTTTTATAGCCTCCGACTGGTAGTAGACTCCCGTGCCCACATCTGCCGAAATGCCGTTTGCTGTTGCATAAGGCCGGTTTATTACTACCAATTAAACTGCTCCACAATTAGGCGACAGCGGCGGATCCACAGTCTACAGCAACTCACGCGTCGTTGCAAGCTCCGTAGGTCATCCGTTTAGGGGCCACCGGGAGGACAGCGTAATCTTAAGCGTCCATGCGTGGTGGAGCATTAGCCGGTCGATTTCATTCTTGGCAGGGAACTCCACCAAAATGCCATCATCCGTCGGTTTCCACTAAAACGGGAAGCATTTGGTGTGAGAAGGGTGCAAAAGGTCACTGGCTAGATTGACCTACCTTTAGGGCGGTGTTGAATCCAAGCATCGTGATCTGTACGATCTTTGTCACCCGGTTGCTGAAGGCTCCCAACCGCACGCTGTTCGCTTTGTACGGGTAGTCCAACACGATCGCGTAGATCGTGCGGAAGTTGGTGTCCCGCCGGGTGGAACCCTTTGCTGCCGTGTACCAAACACTGCCGGTGAGTGTATCGTTCTGGTAGTCCCAGGGTTGCGATTTGTAGATCGCTTCGCCGTTTACTTTTAGCCAGCTGGAAGACGCTCAAAACGTTGCTCAGTGACGGGGAGGAGATCTGATTAAAGGGTCTATTGCTACCTTACCGTCCCATATCGACGAGCCGCTCGGCAAAGATTGGATCGATGGTGCCTGCTTTGGTTGGGCCAACGTTGATCAGGATGTTACCGCCACAGCTGACCGTGGTGGCGATCTCCCCGATCAGCTCGTCCGTGGTGACGAAATCCTCCAGCCGCGCATTTCCCCGATGGCCCCAGCTCTTTCGATCGATCGTCATTGCATTTTCCCACTTGTGCTTCTGCAGTACGCCGGGGTTGTAGCGATCGGAGCAGGTGTGAAAGTCACCGTGCAGACACAGCGTCCCCATGCCCCAGCGATCGTTCGTAACGATCGTGTCCCGCACCGGGCTGTCGTTGTACAGCCAGGTGAAGAACTCTCTCGCCTTCCAGTACCCGTCGGGTGCCTCCCAATCGCCATCACTCCACAGCACCTCCGGCCGGTAGGTGTTGATAAGTTCCTGCAGCTCGGGCCACACCTTCCCATCGACGTACTCCCGATGGAGGAAGGCAAGGTCCCTGTCGCGGATGTACAGCCGGTTAAACCACTCGAACAGTGAGTAGTACACACCGAACGTCAGCTGCCCGGTGGCGCGAACTGCTCCGGCCAACTCGCCCACAATGTCTCGATGCGGTCCGACGTCCATCGAGTTCCAGCCGAACGTATGCCGCGACGGCCACAGGGTGTAGCCTTCGTGGTGTTTGCTAGTCAGCACCACGTACCGTGCACCGGACCTAACGAACAGATCGGCCCACTCGGTCGCGTTGAACAGTTCCGCCGTAAAGTCGCTCGCAAAGTCTTGGTACGTGAAGCCGGGCTTGTAGTTGCTGTTCATGAACTGCACGTACTCGGTTGTGTTGCTGCCCTTCCAGTTGATCCAGAACCATTCGGACCCGTAGCTAGGTACCGCGTACACGCCCCAATGTATGAAGATGCCCACCTTCGCATCGTCATACCATTTGGGTAGGGGTCGCGCATCTAAACTTTCCCAGGTCGGTTCGTACTTGCCGTCGAGCGCAGTGGTCCGGGCCGGCCAACAAATCAAGCCCCACACGAACAAACACACGGACGTCCTCACTAAACCCATCCTCACTGGACAATAACTCACTTTCGCAGTGCCTCCGTCCAAAGGGACGCCCCAGCCTCTTAAACTGTGCTCACTATCTCTCGCTCGTGGCCTTTCTCTCCTGCACTGAAGCGGCCTATCTAGTAGCACAAATACGCCTATTGACAATGCGCCATGGACAATTTGTTACGAAGATTGATTACGCTTGTTGGCTCATTGGCTTTAACCGATAACGTGTGTGGTGAAGATCAGCAGCTAGAAAGGGACCCCCGTTGTACACACTCTCCCTACTTTGCAGTGCGCTACACTTGCTCCATGGTTTCATTGTGTATTTAAATCTTCTGTCTTGGCACAGTGGTACTGGCCCTTTTTTGGTCATTaaacaccattttctttttctaaaGAGGTCAAACTTATTAGgatcttttcaatttttagtAAATTCTCTTCATTAACAAACAGAAAAGTTATAAAAGtatgttgaaatttaaatatgaaataattcattatGACCATTATCTTTCCTACTGTGATTTTCTCGTTATATCGTTAAACATCGAAAAACATCGCCGCTCTCAGACGAGCGCGCGAAAACGGAAAGAGACAAAAGCGCTGTGGATCAATTTGGGATTTatcattaatttaatcaatttatgtgatatttttccttcattatGTTTAGAGTCGGAAATTGTATGGAAACCGTGGAAAAAGCACTCGAGCGCATTCCTCAAGCACACGGAGCTGGGTGAGTTTATGCAGAATTTATTCGCCCAAAAGCATCCGGACGCACCGCGAAACATCGGCTGGAGTCTACACGGTGTCCAGGGTTTCCAGGGCAGTTACGTAAGTAAACGAGACCGGTAACAAGTTTGGTGCTGGTGGATTGATAACATTCGCTGCCGGTGGTTACAGAACGAGGAAGATGCCACCTATCTGATGCCCGCGGAACGGGCCAGCATCGTGAATCCCAAGCTGATGCAGCTGCTGAGCGGTCCGTGGAGTCAGCGCGCGAATGCGGTGCTGGTGGATTACTTCACCAACACGAATCTGGTGGAGCTGGCGGTCAGCACGAACCGCTACAAAACGCTGCGCAATCCGCTGAGCGAGGCGGTGGTGTTGGACATCCAGTGATGCTTCCACAGTCCAAAGTGTTGAGTCTCTGCGGTAGGGAACGGTTCCGCGTTCCAGCATTCATCGGAGCGCAGGGTGGAAGCAGTGGAGCATTCGCTTAGTTCATACGATTATTAGTATGGTTTCATTGTTCGTTTACGGTACTgaataaatgtaatattaaGATGTAGCGCTtaaaatacacacacccatTTCATGGAAGAATAAAGGAGGAATAACTTATAAACATGCGTTAATTACGGTGGATGCCATCAATCACTGATGCACCGTCAGCATCAGCCTCTGGGTGACGCCTATGGCTAAGGTCATTCCGAATGTTCCGAATGACCCCTCTGCTAACAATGGAGTTTCATACAAAAAGGTGAGCATTGAGCAGAACCGATTACGATAATCAATGTTTACTTTTGACGTGCCTCCAAACCAGAGCATAAtgtaccacaaaaaaaacgaggttttgaaggtgataaaaaaaggaatatctGGCTAGTTTTTGTGCCACTTTTGCTACGTATATAACAGCGGTAGATACCTCCAAAGTGCGTCAGTTCGTAGGGGAAATTCGAATCTGAACCTTAGTAAAGATGGCTACCACGATCAACTGCATCCGTGCGTGTCCTTGGGCTAAGGTTTTAGTACTGATGTGGCTCGTACAGCTCGCCACCGGTGAAGTGAGTTCCGTATGCAAGAAGATACCTGCGATAGCAGCAGAAGACAGCGAAGAAAAGTGCTGCAACATCCCCGAAATGTTCCCGAACGAGACGCTTCACGCATGCATGGGAGAATTCGAACAGTCCAGTGTGTCGCAACTGCAGAAAAGCTGCGTAAGCATTACGGGACGCGAACGCGCTCCGGTTTGAGTGAATTGCCTTTGTCTCGTTTCGAAATATCCAGAAATTTGCCACCTGTGTGCTGAAGAAGCAGAACCTCGTAAAGGCCGACAACCGTTTGGACGCGGAACAGATCAAGGCGTACATCAAGGACAAGGTAAAGGCATCGGACGAATGGAAGAGTCTGATCGAGAAGGCGGTACTGCAGGAGTGTTTGCCGATGGTGGAGAAGGACAATGCGATGGCGAAGCAGATGAAGGAAGCGCTCAGCGACTGTGACCCAATAGCGGGCCTGACAATGGCGTGTGCTGCTGCCAAGCTGTACTCAGTAAGTCAAACCATCCGCAGGATAGACTGAGAAGTTGCAAACTACTAATGGCACTTGGCTATTGCAGAACTGTCCCACCAAGGATTGGACCGGAAGTTAGTATCGCCACGGGTTTAAGTTGTCATGAAAATCGCATTGCGGAAGTCCCCCACTAACACTCTCTCTCCACGACACAGGTCCCTTGTGTGACGAGTGGAAGACATTCTTGTCGAAGTGTTCCACCACGATGGAAGATTTGAACGAAATGTACATGCTGGTAGAATCGCAAAAGATGTAACAGGCTGGTTGagacacaaacacagcaaacgTCACTCGGATAGATGTTGGACCATCGGCATCGGCATTGGATTTAGACACCTTTTGGCTTAGGAGGAGGATAACGAATTGCCCCCCttcaccccccaaaaagtgtgTGACATTTTGAACCAAATAAAATCTTTATCGTTTTTATCTACGTTTTACgcattgcaaaagaaaaaaaaaacaaacaagttgTTTCTATTACTACCTTTAGCATTAGACTTTGTAACACACTTAGATTGGtgtgatttaattatttccccCTGCGATTACCAATCGCGTTTCCAAGCAACGATAATAAAATGATGggtttttaatgcatttttaacaAGACACGCATTAGCGTTTCGGGTATAAATTGGCCACTGAGACAGTACAGCGCTTGAAAACAATCGTCTAACATGGACCGGTACGTGGCGCTGCTTGGTGTGATGGTGCTAGTAGTGGTAAGTGTCATCCAGGTGTGCTAAGCGTTGAGAAACCCTGACATTTGTTTATTCGTACGTGCAGACGGTGGAGCAGGCGATGGGCCTTCTTCGGCATGATCCGCTCGGCTGTCACAATGGTACGAAGATTACGGTAGACGAGTGCTGCGCAATACCGGCACTGGCCGATAAGACCATCGTTGAGAagtgcaaatccgaacattCCTTCAAGCCACCGAAGAAAGACGCTAAAGAGCGTGGTCCTCATCCAGGAGCGGTAAGTGCGCTTGACCACCGTGATCATGGCAcgtcatttttatttacactcTTTGCTCGCTTTTAGTGCATCGCTGAGTGTATTCTGAAGGGGATGGGTGCCTTCAAGGATAAGCAGATTGATGGTGCCGGGTTTAGGAAAGCCATCCAACCCGTCGTCAAAGCCAATGCCAACTTTGCTAAATCGATTGAGGATGCAGTTAAAGCGTGCGAACAGCGCACCAACATGGATACGGACTTTTCGGTCAGTACGGACAGTGCCACCTGCAGCCCGGTGGGCAAGCTATTCGTTAACTGCGTTTACGGGACCTTGTTCGAGGTGAGTCTGAGCTGCGCCGGGGTGAGGTTCGGTCGAGAACACCGTGCTCAACATCATTACCACTATGTTTCAGCAATGCCCAACGAGTGTCTGGCAGAAGAAGGACGAATGTACGCTGCTGAAGGACAAGATCAAGAAGGGTTGCCCGTACTTTGCCATGCGCAAACACCGCCGTATGCGTCCAACCTAAATGGCAAAGGTTCGACAAAACCCGTTCGCaacttaaaataataaacaagcGCAGCAATAAATAACGCAGCAGGCAGTGTGTGGGCAGTTCGGCTCACGGCTTAGCACAACACAATGGACACTGATTATCGCGAGCAGGGTGATCGTAATTGTTCGAAATTAATAAATCCGACAAATGTCCCCAACAATGGTACGGTAACAACAATTGGTTCGGCAGTCTGCATCGCCTGAAAACTGTCAAGGTCGTAGGACGTAGAAAAAGCATTAGCAATCGCCCAATTGGGCTGGGTTTAAATTCAGTCCAAATTGCAGGTAATGTGAGATAGAAAAAGATTCTAGATTTGTGTATAAAATGTGATGGGACTACACAAAATCCAGGCCAGAAGCTACCAAACAGCCACCAAACGAGGAAGTATCTTCCCTGCCTTTGCTGTCTTCGAACATCTCATACGTCCATCGGAAACCATGTTCTCATTTGTGTTGGTAGCATTGGCCATCATTGGCATGGTGAGAGTTGCATTGCAAACCAGTTGGAACAATTCCTGAAGGCTCTCTCCCGTTTCTATACCAGGTCGCCACccaaccaccgccaccggaTGCGTCCTGCTTTCAGCCGACCACGGTAACAGCCGATGACTGTTGCAAACTGCCGAAACCGATCGATTCGGCGGTGATGGACAAGTGCAAGGCGAATAATCCACAACCCGGCCAAATGCCAGCACCAGGCGTACCACGTACGGAGGGTTGTGTAAGTAATGGGACGGGTCGTGTCGATGTTCCCACACGCTAATTTAAACTCCCGCCCAACAGTGCATAATGCAGTGCGCCATGACCGAAACGGGTGGGTTCGCGAACAATGCGCTCAACACGGACGCGATCAAGAAATCGATGGCCAGTACGTTGGGTGCGGACCCAAACTTTGGTTCGCTCGTTAACGGAGCGGTTGACACCTGCGCCCGACAGATCCAGAACGATCCCGCCTACAGTGTGGCACCGATATCGGCCTCACCGGACCGGGCTGGGTGTAGCTTTATTCCTCAAGGATTTGTCAACTGTCTGTACACGACGCTGTTCAAGGTAAGGCAGAGCGGGCTCTTGTTGGAATTGGCCTGTCAGCAGTACTTACGACCGgtcatttttgcttttcagAGTTGCCCGGCTAGCGCTTGGACTGAGAGTGGCGACTGTCAGGCCTTGAAGACGAAGCTGAACAGTGGATGTCCGTTTTTCCTGCTGATGGGTCGTGGACCGAGACAGTAACCTGCTGATGGGTTGTGGACCTAGACGGCAGGACTGGCCTCTCCATCGTAAAAGTGTTTCTATCCACTagcatttgtgtgtttttgtgtgtttgggcATTACCATACCGTACCAATAAACAGATTGCAATCCAGTGGTACGTTTCGGAGGTGAGTCAGTGCGCTCGGTAGCCTACCGGTTGTTTGCTTCTTGACATTAGGGTGCTACTTTATTACTAAACACTGCCGGTCCATTCTCACGGTGCACACAACAACTCCAGCCGGTGACAGTTCTGCTCATCCTCGTAGTTCCAGTTGATCACCTTAAACATTGGCCGGCTCGGTTTCATGTAGAACGTGTGGTTCCTGTTGATGATCACCTTGGAAAATTTGTTCTGCACGATCGTTTTCGTCGCCGACCGGCGCAGCTTATCGACGGCACTTTCGGTTTCGTTGGCCGTACGCAACCGGGCACCCTCCACGATCGCCCGTCCGTAGATCTTGCGTACCTGGCTGTAGCCGAGCTGTTCGCAGATCCGCCGCATGTACTCATCGTCAAACTGGGTCGCCTTCGGGAAGCACTTCGAGTGCCAGATGCCAAAGCTTTGCTCCATCAGCTCCCCGTACCCGCTGGAAGGAGAGGTTAGGTTTTAATGTAG
This Anopheles marshallii chromosome 3, idAnoMarsDA_429_01, whole genome shotgun sequence DNA region includes the following protein-coding sequences:
- the LOC128715486 gene encoding putative alpha-L-fucosidase, giving the protein MGLVRTSVCLFVWGLICWPARTTALDGKYEPTWESLDARPLPKWYDDAKVGIFIHWGVYAVPSYGSEWFWINWKGSNTTEYVQFMNSNYKPGFTYQDFASDFTAELFNATEWADLFVRSGARYVVLTSKHHEGYTLWPSRHTFGWNSMDVGPHRDIVGELAGAVRATGQLTFGVYYSLFEWFNRLYIRDRDLAFLHREYVDGKVWPELQELINTYRPEVLWSDGDWEAPDGYWKAREFFTWLYNDSPVRDTIVTNDRWGMGTLCLHGDFHTCSDRYNPGVLQKHKWENAMTIDRKSWGHRGNARLEDFVTTDELIGEIATTVSCGGNILINVGPTKAGTIDPIFAERLVDMGRWLKVNGEAIYKSQPWDYQNDTLTGSVWYTAAKGSTRRDTNFRTIYAIVLDYPYKANSVRLGAFSNRVTKIVQITMLGFNTALKWKPTDDGILVEFPAKNEIDRLMLHHAWTLKITLSSRWPLNG
- the LOC128715011 gene encoding general odorant-binding protein 66, whose translation is MATTINCIRACPWAKVLVLMWLVQLATGEVSSVCKKIPAIAAEDSEEKCCNIPEMFPNETLHACMGEFEQSSVSQLQKSCKFATCVLKKQNLVKADNRLDAEQIKAYIKDKVKASDEWKSLIEKAVLQECLPMVEKDNAMAKQMKEALSDCDPIAGLTMACAAAKLYSNCPTKDWTGSPLCDEWKTFLSKCSTTMEDLNEMYMLVESQKM
- the LOC128714521 gene encoding general odorant-binding protein 67-like translates to MDRYVALLGVMVLVVTVEQAMGLLRHDPLGCHNGTKITVDECCAIPALADKTIVEKCKSEHSFKPPKKDAKERGPHPGACIAECILKGMGAFKDKQIDGAGFRKAIQPVVKANANFAKSIEDAVKACEQRTNMDTDFSVSTDSATCSPVGKLFVNCVYGTLFEQCPTSVWQKKDECTLLKDKIKKGCPYFAMRKHRRMRPT
- the LOC128713724 gene encoding general odorant-binding protein 67-like is translated as MFSFVLVALAIIGMVATQPPPPDASCFQPTTVTADDCCKLPKPIDSAVMDKCKANNPQPGQMPAPGVPRTEGCCIMQCAMTETGGFANNALNTDAIKKSMASTLGADPNFGSLVNGAVDTCARQIQNDPAYSVAPISASPDRAGCSFIPQGFVNCLYTTLFKSCPASAWTESGDCQALKTKLNSGCPFFLLMGRGPRQ